One genomic window of Eleginops maclovinus isolate JMC-PN-2008 ecotype Puerto Natales chromosome 12, JC_Emac_rtc_rv5, whole genome shotgun sequence includes the following:
- the carnmt1 gene encoding carnosine N-methyltransferase has product MAETTGESPQGAPFFNKDRIKNSPEEEARLERKHFWRIIDAFRFYRVHVQEQVKRAERQFLSLPKHHQDLLPDVLSNLARISQCADHNQDIMQAIIHNSLHMFENIEYGEREDPRKMRPSTTFDMDKLKSTIKQFVRDWSETGHKERETCYKPIIQEIQRIFPSEQYDVSKVSVLIPGAGLGRLAWEIARLGYTCQGNEWSFFMLFSSNFVLNRCENENSLTLYPWIHQFSNNKKSSDQTRPITFPDVNPQSLPLDADFSMVAGDFVEVYRDPDSWDCVATCFFIDTAHNVIEYVETIWKILKPGGVWINLGPLLYHFENMANELSVELSYEDIRTAIVNFGFHIEVEKESVQTTYTENDHSMLRYIYDCVYFVARKPADMYCNGQEEEEDHLQTSPPAAKSPRREGTDTMT; this is encoded by the exons ATGGCCGAAACAACGGGAGAGAGTCCGCAAGGAGCACCATTTTTTAACAAAGACAGAATTAAAAACAGCCCGGAGGAAGAAGCCAGGCTGGAGAGGAAGCATTTCTGGAGAATAATCGATGCTTTTAGATTTTACAG GGTCCACGTCCAGGAGCAGGTCAAGCGTGCCGAGCGTCAGTTTCTGAGCCTCCCAAAGCACCACCAGGATTTGCTGCCAGATGTTTTGTCCAACCTGGCCCGGATCAGCCAGTGTGCGGACCACAACCAGGACATAATGCAGGCCATCATTCACAACAGCCTCCACATGTTTGAGAACATTGAGTACGGCGAGAGG GAGGATCCGCGGAAGATGCGTCCCTCTACCACGTTTGACATGGACAAACTTAAGTCCACCATAAAGCAGTTTGTCAGAGACTGGAGCGAGACGGGCCACAAAGAGAGGGAGACCTGCTACAAGCCGATCATCCAAGAGATCCAAAGAATATTCCCAAGCGAACAATA TGATGTGTCTAAGGTGAGCGTGCTGATTCCGGGCGCTGGTCTCGGCCGTCTAGCCTGGGAGATAGCACGTCTGGGTTACACTTGCCAAGGCAACGAATGGAGCTTCTTCATGCTCTTCTCTTCAAACTTTGTTCTCAATAG GTGTGAAAACGAGAACTCTCTGACCCTCTACCCCTGGATACACCAGTTTAGCAACAACAAGAAATCCTCCGACCAAACAAGACCAATCACATTTCCTGATGTCAACCCTCAGAGCTTACCACTTGATGCAGACTTCTCCATGGTAGCTGGGGACTTTGTGGAGGTGTACAGGGACCCAG ATTCCTGGGACTGTGTGGCTACCTGCTTCTTTATAGACACAGCTCATAATGTCATTGAGTATGTGGAGACTATCTGGAAGATTCTTAAGCCTGGTGGAGTGTGGATCAACCTGG GTCCGTTGCTGTACCACTTTGAGAACATGGCCAACGAGCTGTCAGTTGAACTTAGCTACGAAGACATCAGGACAGCAATTGTCAACTTTGGCTTCCATATAGAG GTGGAGAAGGAGTCAGTTCAGACCACATACACTGAGAACGACCACTCCATGTTGAGATACATTTATGACTGCGTCTACTTTGTGGCACGAAAACCTGCAGACATGTACTGTAACggtcaagaagaagaagaggaccaTCTACAGACTTCCCCACCGGCAGCTAAATCCCCTCGACGAGAAGGTACCGACACCATGACGTGA
- the LOC134873227 gene encoding LOW QUALITY PROTEIN: hibernation-specific plasma protein HP-55-like (The sequence of the model RefSeq protein was modified relative to this genomic sequence to represent the inferred CDS: inserted 1 base in 1 codon) yields MMHATLGIWILSAVICVGSGDHHYGHSQGDQSTAPELSASSISMVNSANKQFSFELYTKLAAHADSVGKNIFFSPISVSHALAALSVGARKKTHSQIFSGLGFNNTLLTQEEVNQAFHMLLKETNSPSQNEVSEGSAVFIDDRLKPKPDFLEALKQFYFAEGFNVDFTKTTESANTINKYVEDKTNGKINKLVDSLDXNTVMYLVSYIYYKGTWATPFEAMLTKDDFFNVDDNTKVTVKMMNMEDQFDSYYDQAINTSILHLPFNSTYSMLLMLPEDMATLESTIGPGHVTKWLKWMRLRRYDVFIPKFSIKTSYALNDVLMAMGMTDMFSDLADLSGISEGQKLAVSDVVHQASLDVDEAGATAAAATGIGITLMSFQTVPVLKFNRPFMVTIVERNTENILFMGKIINPNI; encoded by the exons ATGATGCATGCCACCTTGGGGATTTGGATCTTATCAGCAGTGATCTGCGTGGGGAGCGGAGATCACCATTATGGTCACAGTCAGGGAGACCAGAGCACCGCACCTGAACTCAGCGCCAGCAGCATCTCTATGGTGAATTCAGCAAACAAACAGTTCTCCTTTGAATTGTACACCAAGTTAGCAGCTCATGCTGACTCAGTGGGAAAGAACATCTTCTTCTCCCCAATCAGTGTGTCTCACGCCTTGGCTGCCTTGTCCGTAGGAGCACGGAAGAAGACCCACAGTCAAATATTCAGTGGTTTGGGTTTCAACAACACCCTATTGACACAGGAAGAAGTTAATCAGGCTTTCCATATGCTCCTAAAAGAGACAAACAGCCCATCTCAGAACGAAGTCAGTGAAGGTTCTGCTGTATTTATAGATGACCGCCTCAAGCCAAAACCTGACTTCCTGGAGGCCTTGAAGCAGTTCTACTTTGCAGAGGGGTTCAATGTTGACTTCACCAAAACCACAGAAAGTGCCAATACCATCAATAAGTATGTGGAGGACAAGACCAACGGGAAGATAAACAAACTGGTCGACAGCTTGG CCAACACAGTCATGTATCTCGTCAGCTACATCTACTACAAAG GAACCTGGGCGACTCCATTTGAAGCTATGCTAACCAAGGATGACTTCTTCAATGTGGATGACAACACCAAG GTTACAGTCAAGATGATGAATATGGAGGACCAATTTGATTCCTATTACGACCAGGCAATCAACACATCAATCCTCCACCTGCCCTTCAACAGCACCTACTCCATGCTGCTAATGTTGCCCGAGGACATGGCAACACTGGAGTCGACCATTGGCCCAGGGCATGTCACCAAATGGCTGAAATGGATGAGGCTGAG gagATATGATGTCTTTATTCCAAAGTTCTCCATCAAGACTTCCTACGCACTGAACGATGTGCTGATGGCAATGGGAATGACCGACATGTTTAGTGATCTTGCAGATTTGAGTGGCATTTCAGAGGGGCAAAAACTGGCTGTCTCAGAT GTTGTGCACCAAGCCTCCCTGGATGTCGATGAGGCCGGAGCCACCGCTGCAGCAGCCACAGGCATCGGCATCACACTAATGTCCTTCCAGACTGTCCCTGTCTTGAAGTTCAACCGTCCATTTATGGTCACCATTGTTGAACgcaacacagaaaacatcctTTTCATGGGCAAGATTATCAACCCAAACATCTGA